Part of the Bacillus rossius redtenbacheri isolate Brsri chromosome 9 unlocalized genomic scaffold, Brsri_v3 Brsri_v3_scf9_2, whole genome shotgun sequence genome is shown below.
ttagtatatatttaattatttacagttttcacttaCGTTGTGGTATACTTTGTTCAAGCAGGCGTTACAATCTCTTCTTTAGTGAGTGTATAAGTTCTCCCAGTTGCTGTACAAGGTTCAACCTTTTTAAGAAGATCTTCAGTTTTAATGTTTAGTATATCGGCTCTTGGTGTTggattaaaaaaaggaagcagcaggtcctttgggatgtaaaaaactgactttaacttcattattctcattattttttgccaatatacatgcaagccaccaaaagttatatttcacagtaacatgttttgtcagttataacttaggctacatcctttcagcaagatcatgtgctttgaacttTGGCTACATCTGTTTAGCAAGatcacgtgctttgtattatcatattgatcaaatgtttaatcaaagaacactggatgaatgttAGGTAAGATTttttatccgtgttttataatttgtaaaaaaattttagtctataacaataaaatttgaatactttactaagtcaaaatttgatgtaaaattatgctactcttccttgctgcaactatttcttaaggcggcatggtatctaaaccagagctaaatgcattaattaaaaactgaaggttacttgaagccaaaacttctgcctcagtaatttcgaacatttaattgctgcggaagaaacaacgctcgagaattgtcattttgggacgtctgctaataaagttggcaaataacattatgtaggattgctgttttgcagtttttcaatgttgtcaTCCAAAAAGCtataacgtccaactgacgcttaaagcatttatttatctaccattaagcatctactaaacttctcatttttatttactcatgatcccattgattctccaccttgaaatttggcacaaatctaaccaatatatgaaggaataacatactttttttaaaaaaaatcgaaaatggtttttttttagaaattcaatattaaaaattttgaaaacaattaaaaaaaaatatattttctgtagttgatcatgttacatatcaaattgaagcccattcaatgacctttaaaattaGCTGccaaacagccttctagcaccattggttggaaacctacaagtatttgagtgatccaaaacattgctaaaattggcaatttttgcaattttcaaaaatttatacaaaaaaactgctcgaaaaataatttagaaacaatagatttatatgtatttagttgatattaccaatatacaaaaaaaaacatgaaaatctaaGGTGTAGAGGTTAAGGCCTCTGGTTGATTTCTTTATGGAATGACCCTATAGTAATGACCTGGAACGAGACATACACCTTTAACATAGGCCATGactaatttttatacagttttgttgAGCGGTGATGTTACTGTGTACACGATATtaacactaaataaaatttatgaaaaaatttgttgGGGAAGATGTACTGCATTTtgattttgtaataaattgtttaaagaaaTGTGATGTTGCTATTTTTCCAGGTTTTGACATTGAAAGCTCGAAGCTAAAGGAATGGCGAGCGAGGCGTTCAACGTCCTGTGGAAGAACCACACGACCAGCCTCCACGATCAGCTCTACCTCCGCTACCTCTACCAGGAGCTGGTGGACGTGACGATCGCGTGCGCGGACGGCAGGATCCGGGCCCACCGCCTGGTCCTCTCGTCCTGCAGCAAGTACTTCAGGACCGTCTTCGACGACAACCCGTGCAAGCACCCGGTGGTGATCGTGAAGGGCGCCTCCTGCCGCGCCATGCAGAGCCTGGTGCTCTTCATGTACACCGGTTCCGTCAAAGTCCTCCGGGAGGACTTCGAGGAGTTCATGAGCCTGGCGGACGAGCTGAAAATACGAGGTCTCTGCAACGACCTTCCCGCTGACGAGGCTGCTCCCTTGGACATACACAACCGGGTCGCGACCGACCTGGAGCTGAGCGGGGCGGAGGACGACGGGCGTGGTGCGATTACCTGTTCGAAGAAGACCGCGGCGACGGCGGACAGGAGAGATGAGCTCAAGGTGTTGGAGTGTGAGGAGGCTTCCAACGATGAGACCTCTTCTCGCACAGCTAAAGAAGAAGTGGAGCACAAGAACGAGGATGCGGATGCGAAAGAATGCAAGACAGCTAAGGGAGGAATCGAAAAATCTCCCACGGACACGCAGGCATATTTTGCCGATGCTGGTGAACCAAATATCAAACAAGAGAGAGATGACGAGACATCACTAGCAGATGAGAAAGAGTT
Proteins encoded:
- the LOC134543327 gene encoding zinc finger protein 583-like: MASEAFNVLWKNHTTSLHDQLYLRYLYQELVDVTIACADGRIRAHRLVLSSCSKYFRTVFDDNPCKHPVVIVKGASCRAMQSLVLFMYTGSVKVLREDFEEFMSLADELKIRGLCNDLPADEAAPLDIHNRVATDLELSGAEDDGRGAITCSKKTAATADRRDELKVLECEEASNDETSSRTAKEEVEHKNEDADAKECKTAKGGIEKSPTDTQAYFADAGEPNIKQERDDETSLADEKELLKGPTPSTSTTEPYKTRFRGKKRVNVGERLFGSESTITHNSKKVKVKEEPQEDCGISAASDLFCISNLDTYTCEKCLKTFGSGAELAAHRACHARKKVHQCQVCQHSFSRSSHLQRHERMHTGERPFPCPLCSHRFSRQDKLKHHYRRQHLFPGGRPWAGPSRRGRKPRGYHKYVSDTNETMVLKEKSPAENCVERDDPVCEDEPCLEDNLLDSVRQLGECTIQTIIG